Proteins from a single region of Anthonomus grandis grandis chromosome 10, icAntGran1.3, whole genome shotgun sequence:
- the LOC126741697 gene encoding polygalacturonase-like → MFAHDFKIIFVTFFAVLGASARPNLEQTFSHTKVGYAILNETVVPAPDGCSVTNVSEVASAISSCTTINVGSFEVPVANQPLIMNLQAGTIITFTGQLVFAKNEFKGYLIEIIGNNITVVGTNTHQFHGQGELYWDGKGGAGSTKPTFMYLKGTKGSSFTGLNLFNCPMRCVAIDGSNDITVSGFLIDNRAGAPGTAASGKEGHNTDGFDVAKTQFLTLKDNVVHNQDDCIAINDGAHMIIDNLNCNGSHGFDIATGMSSNSSRNQVNNITFQNSQLVDGMYGLHILTCNDGGTGFVKDIHYKNITFNGPSDYGIMIQQDFSNTAQGSTGNPTGNVPVSNVTYKDITGVMNGKFSSSLSLRCATDSCTDITFDNVSITNGSAANECWNYTISGWC, encoded by the exons ATGTTCGCACAcgattttaaaatcatttttgtaactttttttgcCGTTTTGGGTGCTTCAGCGCGCCCAAATCTAGAGCAAACTTTCTCACACACTAAAGTTGGGTATGCTATACTTAACGAAACCGTGGTACCAGCTCCAGATGGTTGCTCCGTCACTAATGTTAGTGAGGTAGCTTCTGCTATCTCCTCTTGCACCACCATTAATGTCGGTTCCTTTGAAGTACCTGTCGCCAACCAGCCTCTGATTATGAATTTACAAGCTGGAACTATAATCACATTTACTGGACAGCTTGTCTTTGCTAAGAACGAATTTAAAGGCTACTTGATTGAGATTATTGGTAACAACATAACGGTTGTGGGAACAAACA cTCATCAATTCCACGGTCAAGGAGAATTATATTGGGATGGCAAAGGAGGTGCTGGTTCCACCAAGCCAACCTTTATGTACCTAAAAGGAACTAAGGGTTCATCATTTACAGGACTTAATCTTTTTAATTGCCCCATGAGATGTGTTGCTATCGATGGTTCCAATGATATCACCGTTTCTGGTTTCTTAATTGATAACCGTGCGGGAGCCCCA GGCACTGCAGCTTCAGGCAAAGAGGGTCACAATACTGATGGGTTCGATGTCGCTAAAACTCAGTTCCTGACTTTAAAAGATAATGTAGTTCATAATCAAGATGATTGCATCGCCATCAATGACGGTGCTCACATgattattgacaatttaaactGTAATGGCAGTCATGGATTTGATATTGCTACTGGAATGTCCTCGAATTCGAGCAGAAATCAAGTTAATAATATAACTTTCCAAAACTCTCAGTTAGTCGATGGAATGTATGGCCTTCATATCCTAACTTGTAATGACGGCGGTACCGGATTCGTCAAAGATATTCActacaaaaatataacatttaatg GACCATCTGATTATGGTATCATGATTCAGCAAGACTTTTCAAATACCGCCCAAGGATCAACTGGAAATCCCACAGGAAATGTACCAGTTTCAAATGTAACCTACAAAGATATAACTGGCGTTATGAATGGAAAGTTTTCTAGTTCTCTTAGTCTTCGCTGCGCAACTGATTCGTGCACTGATATAACATTTGATAATGTTAGCATCACAAATGGAAGTGCCGCTAATGAATGTTGGAACTATACTATTAGCGGCTGgtgttaa
- the LOC126741695 gene encoding uncharacterized protein LOC126741695, producing the protein MFAHDSKIIFVTLFAVLGASARPNLEQTFSHIKVGYAILNETVAPAPDGCSVTNVSEIASAISSCTTINVGSFQVPVANQPLIMNLKTGTTITFTGQLVFAKNEVKGYLIEIMGNNIKVVGTSTHQFHGHGELYWDGKGGAGSTKPTFMYLKGTNHSSFTGLNLFNCPMRCVAIDGSSNITVSGFLIDNRAGAPGTAASGKEGHNTDGFDVSKTEFLTLKNNVVYNQDDCIAINDGAHMLIDNLHCNGSHGFDIATGMSTTNTSRNQVNNITFQNSQLFNGMYGLHILTCNDGGTGFVKNIHYKNITFNGPSDYGIMIQQDFSNAAQGSTGNPTANVPVSNITYKDITGVMNGKFSTALSLRCATKGCSDITFDNVTVTNAKASNECWNYTISSWC; encoded by the exons ATGTTCGCACACGATTCTAAAATCATTTTTGTAACCCTTTTTGCTGTTTTGGGTGCTTCAGCGCGCCCAAATCTAGAGCAAACTTTCTCACACATTAAAGTTGGGTATGCGATACTTAACGAAACCGTGGCACCGGCACCAGATGGTTGCTCCGTCACTAATGTTAGTGAGATAGCTTCCGCTATCTCCTCTTGCACCACCATTAATGTCGGTTCCTTTCAAGTACCTGTCGCTAACCAGCCTCTGATTATGAACTTAAAAACTGGAACTACAATCACATTTACTGGACAACTTGTATTTGCTAAGAACGAAGTTAAAGGCTATTTGATTGAGATTATGGGTAACAATATAAAGGTTGTGGGAACAAGTA ctcATCAATTTCACGGTCATGGAGAATTATATTGGGATGGTAAAGGAGGCGCTGGTTCTACCAAGCCAACCTTTATGTACTTAAAAGGAACAAACCATTCATCATTTACTGGGCTCAACCTTTTCAATTGCCCCATGAGATGTGTTGCCATAGATGGTTCCAGTAATATCACCGTTTCTGGTTTCCTAATTGATAACCGTGCGGGTGCACCA ggTACTGCAGCTTCAGGAAAAGAGGGTCACAATACTGATGGATTCGATGTCTCTAAGACTGAATTtctgactttaaaaaataatgtagtCTATAATCAAGATGATTGCATCGCCATAAATGACGGTGCTCACATGCTTATTGACAACTTACACTGTAATGGAAGCCATGGATTTGATATTGCCACTGGAATGTCTACCACGAATACTAGCAGAAATCAGGTGAATAATATAACTTTCCAAAACTCTCAGTTGTTCAATGGAATGTATGGTCTTCATATTCTAACTTGCAATGATGGCGGTACCGGATTCGTCAAAAACATTCACTACAAGAATATAACATTTAATG GACCATCTGATTATGGTATTATGATTCAGCAAGACTTTTCAAATGCCGCTCAAGGATCAACTGGAAATCCAACAGCAAACGTACCAGTTTCTAATATAACATACAAAGATATAACTGGAGTCATGAACGGGAAATTTTCTACTGCTCTTAGTCTTCGCTGCGCAACTAAAGGATGCTCTGATATAACGTTTGATAATGTTACCGTCACAAATGCAAAGGCTTCTAATGAATGTTGGAACTATACTATTAGCAGCTGGTGTTAA
- the LOC126741700 gene encoding polygalacturonase-like yields the protein MNLQAGTIITFTGQLVFAKNEFKGYLIEIIGNNITVVGTNTHQFHGQGELYWDGKGGAGSTKPTFMYLKGTKGSSFTGLNLFNCPMRCVAIDGSNDITVSGFLIDNRAGAPGTAASGKEGHNTDGFDVAKTQFLTLKDNVVHNQDDCIAINDGAHMIIDNLNCNGSHGFDIATGMSSNSSRNQVNNITFQNSQLVDGMYGLHILTCNDGGTGFVKDIHYKNITFNGPSDYGIMIQQDFSNTAQGSTGNPTGNVPVSNVTYKDITGVMNGKFSSSLSLRCATDSCTDITFDNVSITNGSAANECWNYTISGWC from the exons ATGAATTTACAAGCTGGAACTATAATCACATTTACTGGACAGCTTGTCTTTGCTAAGAATGAATTTAAAGGCTACTTGATTGAGATTATTGGTAACAACATAACGGTTGTGGGAACAAACA cTCATCAATTCCACGGTCAAGGAGAATTATATTGGGATGGCAAAGGAGGTGCTGGTTCCACCAAGCCAACCTTTATGTACCTAAAAGGAACTAAGGGTTCATCATTTACAGGACTTAATCTTTTTAATTGCCCCATGAGATGTGTTGCTATCGATGGTTCCAATGATATCACCGTTTCTGGTTTCTTAATTGATAACCGTGCGGGAGCCCCA GGCACTGCAGCTTCAGGCAAAGAGGGTCACAATACTGATGGGTTCGATGTCGCTAAAACTCAGTTCCTGACTTTAAAAGATAACGTAGTTCATAATCAAGATGATTGCATCGCCATCAATGACGGTGCTCACATgattattgacaatttaaactGTAATGGAAGTCATGGATTTGATATTGCTACTGGAATGTCCTCGAATTCGAGCAGAAATCAAGTTAATAATATAACTTTCCAAAACTCTCAGTTAGTCGATGGAATGTATGGCCTTCATATCCTAACTTGTAATGACGGCGGTACTGGATTCGTCAAAGACATTCActacaaaaatataacatttaatg GACCATCTGATTATGGTATCATGATTCAGCAAGACTTTTCAAATACCGCCCAAGGATCAACTGGAAATCCCACAGGAAATGTACCAGTTTCAAATGTAACCTACAAAGATATAACTGGCGTTATGAATGGAAAGTTTTCTAGTTCTCTTAGTCTTCGCTGCGCAACTGATTCGTGCACTGATATAACATTTGATAATGTTAGCATCACAAATGGAAGTGCCGCTAATGAATGTTGGAACTATACCATTAGCGGCTGgtgttaa